A window of the Phragmites australis chromosome 20, lpPhrAust1.1, whole genome shotgun sequence genome harbors these coding sequences:
- the LOC133902158 gene encoding enhanced ethylene response protein 5, with amino-acid sequence MAAYLSMGEAHRRIADYLARVVDAISSSDGAALASLLAISSAPASTPLSDALAAFPDFPRLAADRFPNLSDLLVPLLRTIHSHSRQRYADAYSSFEKAANAFLQEFRNWETPWAMEAMHTVALEIRLLAEKADRELATSGKNPDKLQASGSFLMKVFGALAVKGPKRIGALYVTCQLFKIYFRLGTVNLCRSVIRSIETARNFDFEDFPVKDKVTYMYYTGRLEVFNENFLVADQKLTYALMHCNSQSESNLRRILKFLIPVKLSIGVLPERILLEKYNLLEYADVVTSLKRGDLRLLRQALDRHEDQFLKSGVYLVLEKLELQVYQRLVKKIHIIQRQKEPAKAHQIKLDVVVKTLKWLEIDMDVDEVECIMACLIYKNLIKGYFAHKSKVLVLSKQDPFPKLNGKPV; translated from the exons ATGGCTGCGTACCTGAGCATGGGCGAGGCGCACCGCCGCATCGCCGACTACCTCGCCCGCGTCGTCGACGCCATCTCCTCGTCTGACGGCGCCGCGctcgcctccctcctcgccatctCCTCCGCGCCCGCCTCCACCCCGCTCTCCGACGCCCTCGCCGCCTTCCCGGACTTCCCTCGCCTCGCCGCAGACCGCTTCCCGAACCTCTCCGACCTCCTCGTCCCGCTGCTTCGTACCATCCACTCCCACTCCCGCCAGCGCTACGCCGACGCCTACTCCTCGTTCGAGAAGGCCGCCAA CGCGTTCCTGCAGGAGTTCCGGAACTGGGAGACGCCGTGGGCGATGGAGGCGATGCACACGGTGGCGCTCGAGATCAGGCTACTCGCCGAGAAG GCAGATAGGGAGCTTGCGACGAGTGGAAAGAACCCCGACAAGCTTCAGGCATCTGGGTCCTTCCTGATGAAGGTTTTCGGTGCATTAGCG GTAAAAGGACCTAAGCGTATCGGAGCACTCTATGTAACTTGTCAGCTATTCAAAATCTACTTCAGG CTTGGAACAGTTAACCTCTGTCGTAGTGTTATAAGAAGTATCGAAACTGCCAGGAATTTTGATTTCGAAGATTTTCCAGTGAAAGATAAG GTCACTTATATGTATTATACTGGGCGCTTGGAGGTGTTCAATGAGAATTTTCTTGTC GCAGATCAGAAGCTAACTTATGCTTTGATGCATTGCAATTCTCAAAGCGAGTCAAATTTGAG GAGAATTTTGAAGTTTCTTATTCCAGTAAAGCTTTCAATAGGAGTATTGCCAGAAAGGATCCTCCTGGAGAAGTACAATCTGCTTGAG TATGCAGATGTTGTGACCTCACTCAAGAGAGGAGATCTCAGGCTTCTCAGGCAAGCCCTAGACAGGCATGAAGACCA ATTTTTGAAATCTGGCGTCTACCTCGTATTGGAGAAACTCGAACTTCAGGTCTATCAGAGATTGGTTAAGAAAAT CCATATCATTCAGAGGCAGAAGGAACCAGCCAAGGCACATCAAATTAAGCTAGACGTCGTAgtaaaaactctcaaatggctTGAAATCGACATGGATGTGGATGAG GTGGAGTGTATCATGGCATGCCTCATATACAAGAATCTTATAAAAGGTTACTTTGCTCACAAAAGCAAAGTTCTTGTCCTCAGCAAACAAGATCCCTTTCCCAAGTTGAATGGGAAACCCGTTTAG